Proteins found in one Pontibacter sp. SGAir0037 genomic segment:
- a CDS encoding acetyltransferase, with protein sequence MIIIGAKGHAKDILSVLSINKKLDHLYFYDDVSPDSPQLLYGVYPILRSANEAKKVLEDNADFVLGIGNPKLRCNLANKFKDLGGTLRSVIAPTSSIGNHEVKLGAGINIMTGVIITNSVIIGEGALINAGVQIHHDVSVGRYTELSPGVILTGGVSVGEFTIIGTGAKVLPNIKIGDHVVVGAGAIVTKDIPSFSQVVGIPARIVKFSN encoded by the coding sequence ATGATTATAATTGGAGCAAAAGGGCATGCAAAAGACATTTTAAGTGTCTTAAGTATCAACAAGAAATTGGATCACCTTTATTTTTATGATGATGTGTCTCCTGATAGCCCACAGTTGCTTTACGGAGTCTACCCGATTTTAAGGTCTGCAAACGAAGCAAAAAAAGTACTAGAAGACAATGCTGATTTTGTGTTAGGTATAGGAAATCCGAAGCTGCGATGTAACTTGGCTAATAAGTTTAAAGATTTAGGGGGAACACTGCGATCGGTTATTGCGCCTACTTCTTCTATAGGAAATCATGAGGTTAAACTAGGAGCAGGAATAAATATTATGACAGGTGTTATAATAACAAACAGTGTTATTATAGGAGAGGGCGCATTAATTAATGCCGGCGTACAGATACACCATGATGTTAGTGTTGGCAGGTACACTGAATTATCACCGGGCGTTATTCTTACAGGAGGAGTATCGGTGGGTGAGTTTACAATAATAGGAACAGGAGCCAAAGTATTACCTAATATCAAAATAGGAGATCACGTGGTTGTTGGAGCAGGTGCTATCGTTACAAAAGACATTCCCTCCTTTAGCCAAGTAGTAGGTATACCTGCTCGTATTGTTAAATTTTCAAATTAA
- a CDS encoding DegT/DnrJ/EryC1/StrS aminotransferase family protein has translation MINVTKPFLPPREEFEQYVDGIWSRGWLTNNGPLVNELELKLKEYFGVPHLFFVTNGTIALQIAIKALGLTGEIITTPFSYVATTSSIVWEGCTPVFVDIHPKTLNLNPDLIEASITPNTSAIMATHVYGNPCDIKAIHDIATRHQLRVIYDGAHAFGTGYKGNSVFHYGDISTLSFHSTKLFHTTEGGAIITQDAAIARDIASMRNFGHNGPEKFYGVGINGKNSEFHAAMGLCNLKYVSAILARRQELSARYDKMLVNLNCTKPQQQAEGQHNYAYYPIIFNTEASLVKAVEALHGVYVYPRRYFYPSLETLNYVEPRQKMEVSDDISKRVLCLPLYHDLSFEEVDMICRALLRAQNY, from the coding sequence ATGATCAACGTTACAAAGCCATTTCTGCCTCCCAGAGAGGAATTTGAACAGTATGTAGATGGCATCTGGAGTAGAGGGTGGCTAACTAATAATGGCCCACTGGTAAATGAACTTGAGTTAAAGTTAAAAGAATATTTTGGCGTGCCGCACTTATTCTTTGTAACAAACGGCACTATTGCTTTACAGATAGCTATTAAGGCTTTAGGTCTTACCGGAGAAATTATAACCACTCCATTTTCCTATGTTGCCACTACCAGCAGCATTGTGTGGGAAGGCTGTACTCCTGTTTTTGTAGACATACATCCGAAAACATTAAACCTAAACCCTGATTTAATAGAAGCCTCCATCACTCCCAACACATCCGCCATTATGGCTACCCATGTGTATGGAAACCCTTGTGATATTAAAGCTATACATGATATTGCCACCCGACATCAGTTGCGTGTTATTTATGACGGTGCCCATGCTTTTGGAACAGGCTACAAAGGGAACTCCGTTTTTCATTATGGGGATATCAGCACCCTTAGCTTTCATTCCACTAAGCTATTTCACACTACAGAAGGTGGCGCTATAATTACACAAGATGCAGCCATCGCAAGAGACATTGCCTCTATGCGTAACTTCGGGCATAATGGCCCCGAGAAATTCTACGGTGTGGGAATTAATGGCAAAAACAGTGAGTTTCATGCAGCTATGGGGCTTTGCAACCTAAAATATGTATCAGCGATACTTGCTCGTCGGCAAGAGCTTTCTGCCAGATACGATAAAATGCTTGTAAACTTGAACTGCACAAAGCCGCAGCAGCAGGCAGAGGGGCAACACAATTACGCTTACTATCCCATCATATTTAATACTGAGGCTTCTCTAGTAAAGGCAGTGGAAGCATTGCATGGTGTCTATGTATATCCCAGGAGGTATTTTTACCCTTCTCTCGAGACACTTAACTATGTGGAGCCACGACAAAAAATGGAGGTGTCGGATGATATTTCCAAAAGGGTCCTTTGCCTGCCGCTTTACCACGACCTGTCGTTTGAAGAAGTCGATATGATTTGCAGAGCTTTATTAAGGGCTCAAAACTACTGA